The Corynebacterium poyangense genome includes a window with the following:
- a CDS encoding nicotinate-nucleotide--dimethylbenzimidazole phosphoribosyltransferase translates to MSDLEFPRIPELDSSAMTATAEALRHRPRRLGHLGFLSQALTWWAGCTSAIPLNLIQHPALVVFAGATDIEPQQVSDQPAGSVNESLAELESGAGPYQLLRGDTQLEVVDLQDHPVPDFTRADTLGPHNFSDFFRRGQDQADALIDSGCDLLIPGSVGESDLAVAATLIGALSRREPVSLFRLGDDPELWKRRVEVSRNALYRVFSKGLRATQRPPATTQAQWAKYLCEKLGSATTAALSGFFCQTAARRTPVLFDGPHCATAALIAERLCPGTRLWLQLAQSSAEPMMESVAEELELQPLMITGTDLPEGAASLMALPQLQAGISLVRGDRIDQPQV, encoded by the coding sequence ATGTCTGACCTGGAATTTCCCCGCATTCCAGAACTGGACTCCTCGGCCATGACCGCTACCGCCGAGGCGTTACGTCACCGCCCCCGCCGACTAGGCCATCTTGGCTTTCTTTCTCAAGCACTAACCTGGTGGGCCGGATGCACCTCCGCTATCCCCCTTAACCTGATACAACACCCAGCCCTGGTAGTTTTTGCTGGAGCCACCGACATTGAGCCCCAACAAGTGTCAGACCAACCGGCTGGAAGTGTGAATGAATCTCTTGCCGAATTAGAGTCCGGGGCAGGCCCCTACCAGCTACTGCGGGGAGATACCCAGCTTGAGGTAGTGGATTTGCAGGATCACCCGGTTCCAGATTTCACCCGCGCCGATACCTTAGGGCCACACAATTTTTCCGACTTCTTTCGCAGGGGCCAAGATCAAGCTGACGCTCTTATCGATAGCGGCTGTGACTTGTTAATCCCCGGATCCGTGGGCGAATCTGACCTGGCTGTGGCGGCGACACTCATCGGTGCTTTGTCTCGCCGAGAACCGGTGAGTCTCTTTCGCCTCGGCGATGATCCCGAATTGTGGAAACGCCGGGTCGAGGTAAGCCGTAATGCCCTATATCGGGTGTTTTCCAAAGGTCTTCGGGCAACCCAGCGTCCACCCGCAACGACCCAAGCACAGTGGGCGAAGTATCTGTGCGAAAAACTAGGCTCTGCTACCACTGCGGCTCTTAGCGGGTTTTTCTGCCAGACGGCCGCCCGACGAACCCCGGTGCTTTTCGATGGCCCACACTGCGCGACTGCAGCGCTGATCGCGGAACGGTTATGCCCGGGTACTCGACTGTGGCTCCAGCTAGCTCAGTCTTCTGCGGAACCCATGATGGAGAGCGTTGCTGAGGAATTAGAACTCCAGCCGTTGATGATTACTGGCACTGATTTACCGGAGGGGGCAGCCTCGCTCATGGCGTTGCCTCAACTCCAAGCGGGTATTTCCTTAGTCCGAGGTGATCGGATAGATCAACCCCAGGTATAG
- a CDS encoding HesB/IscA family protein, protein MTAPSTGTGVILTEAAAAKAKALMDQEGRDDLSLRIAVQPGGCAGLRYQLLFDDRELDGDIAEMVGGVRFVVDKMSAPYLMGATIDFADTIESQGFTIDNPNATGSCACGDSFN, encoded by the coding sequence ATGACTGCTCCCTCAACGGGCACCGGCGTTATTCTCACCGAAGCAGCTGCAGCCAAAGCTAAGGCGCTGATGGATCAGGAGGGCCGCGATGACCTTTCATTGCGGATTGCCGTCCAGCCCGGAGGCTGCGCTGGCCTGCGCTATCAATTGCTGTTTGATGACCGCGAGCTTGATGGAGATATTGCCGAAATGGTCGGCGGTGTGCGCTTTGTCGTCGACAAGATGAGCGCACCCTATTTGATGGGAGCCACCATTGACTTTGCCGACACCATTGAATCCCAGGGCTTTACTATTGATAACCCCAATGCAACCGGATCCTGTGCTTGTGGTGATTCCTTTAACTAA
- a CDS encoding DUF3043 domain-containing protein produces the protein MKFPWQKSQDSESVADGSSSAASAAHDKHSANEAATPEESGKSVPKGYTPPKGRPTPKRRDVEIQRGVRRSSERTLSPKAAKEQRKKLKESMTKEEWKEYRAKEREKSRTARLEAQQRMDAGDERYLLARDKGEERRFTRDWIDSRRFLNNFFMPFALLILIVLFVGNWAPKFASVISTLTMVVLVIFFVEGMVTGRRVNSAVRQKFPGTTATGFGLGFYAFSRMTQPRRWRSPRPRVNIGDKV, from the coding sequence GTGAAATTCCCCTGGCAAAAATCTCAAGATTCTGAATCCGTCGCAGACGGAAGCTCTTCTGCGGCTTCAGCAGCGCATGATAAGCATTCTGCCAATGAAGCAGCTACACCGGAAGAATCCGGAAAATCTGTCCCCAAGGGTTATACCCCGCCGAAAGGCCGTCCCACTCCGAAGCGCCGCGACGTCGAAATCCAACGAGGTGTCCGTCGCTCCTCTGAGCGCACACTGAGCCCCAAAGCGGCGAAGGAGCAGCGCAAGAAGCTCAAAGAATCCATGACGAAAGAGGAGTGGAAAGAATACCGCGCTAAAGAACGAGAAAAGTCTCGCACGGCTCGGCTGGAAGCTCAGCAGCGAATGGATGCCGGCGATGAACGTTATCTTTTGGCCCGAGACAAAGGGGAGGAACGTCGCTTCACCCGTGACTGGATTGATTCCCGGCGTTTCCTCAATAACTTCTTTATGCCTTTTGCCCTGTTGATCCTTATTGTTCTTTTTGTGGGAAACTGGGCCCCCAAATTCGCCTCCGTTATCTCTACCCTCACCATGGTTGTCCTGGTGATTTTCTTTGTCGAGGGCATGGTTACCGGCAGGCGCGTTAATAGTGCGGTGCGTCAGAAATTCCCCGGAACAACTGCTACTGGATTTGGGCTAGGTTTCTATGCCTTTAGTCGAATGACTCAACCCCGACGTTGGCGTTCTCCCCGCCCACGGGTCAACATTGGAGACAAGGTTTAA
- a CDS encoding branched-chain amino acid aminotransferase: MASLNFDITTNPTPTSDEERERILANPAFGRYFTDHMVMIDWDREHGWNNARVEPYAPLVLDPATSVFHYGQAIFEGIKAYRQPNGDIATFRPEQNAQRMQRSAQRLAMPELPTDLFIESLRQLVSVDAQWVPPAGGEASLYLRPLMISTEATLGVSPSVSYRFIVIASPAGAYFTGGIKPVSVWLCEDFVRAAPGGTGTAKCAGNYAASLQAQAQAQEKGCEQVVWLDALEHRYIEEMGGMNLMFVYGHGDSARVVTPELSGSLLAGVTRASLLELAEDQGYQVEERRISVSEWEEDVRSGAMTEALACGTAAVITPVGVVRSAHGEFVINNNEPGTVTMDLRKKLTAIQRGEAEDPHNWVKTLVPAGN, translated from the coding sequence AAACCCCACCCCCACGAGTGATGAGGAACGCGAGAGGATTCTGGCTAACCCAGCATTCGGTCGATACTTCACCGACCACATGGTGATGATTGATTGGGATCGCGAGCATGGTTGGAATAATGCGCGCGTTGAGCCTTATGCGCCCTTGGTGTTGGATCCGGCAACCAGTGTGTTCCATTATGGTCAGGCAATTTTCGAAGGAATCAAAGCCTATCGGCAACCGAATGGCGATATTGCCACATTCCGGCCAGAGCAAAATGCTCAGCGGATGCAACGCTCAGCGCAACGTTTAGCGATGCCGGAATTGCCCACGGACTTGTTTATCGAATCTCTGCGCCAACTAGTAAGCGTTGATGCTCAATGGGTTCCGCCGGCTGGTGGGGAAGCATCACTTTATCTTCGCCCGCTGATGATTTCTACCGAGGCCACGTTGGGTGTCAGCCCTTCCGTGTCTTATCGATTTATTGTCATTGCCTCACCGGCGGGGGCCTACTTCACCGGCGGAATAAAACCGGTCAGTGTGTGGTTGTGCGAGGATTTCGTTCGTGCCGCACCCGGAGGTACTGGTACGGCAAAATGCGCCGGCAATTATGCCGCCTCCTTACAAGCCCAAGCGCAGGCCCAGGAAAAAGGGTGTGAACAGGTGGTGTGGCTCGACGCCTTGGAGCATCGCTATATCGAGGAAATGGGCGGCATGAACCTCATGTTTGTTTACGGCCACGGGGATAGTGCTCGGGTCGTGACTCCGGAACTCTCCGGGTCCCTATTGGCCGGAGTGACTCGAGCTTCGCTTCTTGAATTAGCTGAAGACCAGGGCTATCAAGTTGAAGAACGTCGCATTTCAGTGTCCGAGTGGGAAGAAGACGTACGCAGTGGAGCGATGACTGAGGCTTTGGCCTGCGGCACCGCTGCGGTTATCACCCCGGTCGGAGTGGTTCGCTCAGCTCATGGTGAATTTGTCATTAATAACAATGAGCCAGGAACGGTCACCATGGATCTGCGTAAGAAGCTCACCGCTATCCAGCGGGGAGAAGCCGAAGACCCGCATAACTGGGTGAAAACTTTGGTCCCAGCCGGAAACTAA